In Aegilops tauschii subsp. strangulata cultivar AL8/78 chromosome 3, Aet v6.0, whole genome shotgun sequence, one genomic interval encodes:
- the LOC109761507 gene encoding subtilisin-like protease SBT5.6, with the protein MKTAGGAMSGLLFFLFLCLFSFFTASASTKQGQVYIVYLGEHAGAKSKGAILDDHHALLLSVKGSEEEARASLLYSYKHTLNGFAALLSEEEATKLSEKTEVVSTFRSDGRWSPHTTRSWEFVGLEEGLSKGWQPSGAHAGENVIVGMLDSGIWPESRSFSDEGLGPVPARWKGVCQGGDSFNSSACNRKVIGARCYLKAYEAHHGRLNTTNAYRSPRDHDGHGTHTASTVAGRTVPGVAALGGFAAGTASGGAPLARLAIYKVCWPIPGPNPNIENTCFDADMLAAMDDAVGDGVDVMSISIGATGKPPRLPDDGIAVGALHAARRGVVVVCSGGNSGPAPATVSNLAPWILTVGASSIDRSFNSPIRLGNGMVIMGQTVTPYQLPANRTYPIVYAAHAVVPGTAANVTNQCLPNSLSPKKVRGKIVVCFRGSGLRVGKGLEVKRAGGAAIVLGNPPMYGSEVPVDAHVLPGTAVSMTNVNTILKYINSSSNPTAYLDRSRTVVDVKPSPVMAQFSSRGPNVLEPSILKPDVTAPGLNILAAWSEASSPTKLDGDNRVVKYNIISGTSMSCPHVSATAVLLKSAHPDWSAAAIRSAIMTTATANNAEGGPIMNADGTVAGPMDYGSGHIRPRHALDPGLVYDASFQDYLLYACASGGAQLDRSFPCPASPPRPYELNYPSVAIHGLNGSTTVHRTVTNVGEHGAHYRVAVVEPMGFSVKVSPTSLAFARTGEKKSFTIKIEATGKRSRRLKRKYLAGSYTWSDGVHAVRSPVVVLVA; encoded by the exons ATGAAGACGGCAGGAGGAGCCATGTCCGGacttctcttcttcctcttcctctgtCTCTTCTCCTTCTTCACTGCCTCTGCCTCTACCAAGCAAGGCCAG GTCTATATAGTGTATCTGGGCGAGCACGCCGGAGCGAAGTCGAAGGGGGCGATCCTTGATGACCACCATGCCCTCCTCCTCTCCGTCAAGGGCAG CGAGGAGGAGGCACGGGCGTCGCTGCTGTACAGCTACAAGCACACCCTGAATGGCTTCGCGGCTCTTCTCTCCGAGGAAGAAGCCACAAAGCTTTCAG AGAAGACTGAGGTAGTGTCTACCTTTCGGAGCGACGGGAGGTGGTCCCCCCACACCACGAGGTCTTGGGAGTTTGTGGGCTTGGAGGAAGGGCTCAGCAAGGGCTGGCAGCCGTCCGGCGCTCACGCCGGCGAGAATGTCATCGTAGGCATGCTGGACTCCG GGATCTGGCCGGAGTCGAGGAGCTTCAGCGACGAGGGGCTAGGACCAGTGCCCGCGCGGTGGAAGGGAGTGTGCCAAGGAGGAGATTCCTTCAATTCCTCCGCCTGCAATAG GAAGGTCATCGGCGCGCGGTGCTACCTCAAGGCGTACGAGGCCCACCACGGCAGGCTGAACACCACCAACGCGTACCGCTCGCCGCGCGACCACGACGGCCACGGCACCCACACCGCGTCCACCGTCGCGGGCCGCACCGTGCCGGGCGTGGCCGCGCTCGGCGGGTTCGCGGCCGGCACGGCCTCGGGCGGCGCGCCGCTCGCCCGCCTCGCCATCTACAAGGTGTGCTGGCCCATACCGGGGCCCAACCCCAACATCGAGAACACCTGCTTCGACGCCGACATGCTCGCGGCCATGGACGACGCGGTCGGCGATGGCGTCGACGTGATGAGCATCTCCATCGGGGCCACCGGGAAGCCGCCCCGGCTACCGGACGACGGCATCGCCGTGGGCGCGCTGCACGCCGCCAGGCGCGGCGTGGTCGTCGTGTGCAGCGGTGGGAACTCTGGCCCCGCGCCGGCCACCGTGTCCAACCTTGCGCCGTGGATACTCACGGTGGGCGCCAGCAGCATCGACCGCTCTTTCAACTCCCCGATCAGGCTTGGCAATGGCATGGTGATCATG GGACAAACGGTAACACCATATCAGCTGCCGGCGAACAGGACGTATCCAATAGTTTATGCAGCACACGCCGTGGTTCCTGGCACTGCCGCCAACGTTACCAA CCAATGCCTGCCAAATTCACTCTCGCCAAAGAAGGTGCGAGGCAAAATCGTGGTGTGCTTTAGGGGGAGCGGCCTGAGGGTGGGCAAAGGCCTGGAGGTGAAgcgggcgggcggcgcggcgatcGTGCTCGGCAACCCGCCGATGTACGGCAGCGAGGTCCCCGTCGACGCGCACGTGCTCCCGGGAACGGCAGTCTCCATGACCAACGTTAACACCATCCTCAAGTACATAAACTCCAGCTCGAACCCAACCGCTTACCTGGACCGCTCGAGGACAGTCGTGGACGTGAAGCCGTCTCCGGTGATGGCGCAGTTCTCGTCGCGTGGCCCCAACGTCCTCGAGCCCAGCATTCTCAAG CCTGACGTTACGGCGCCAGGGCTGAACATCCTGGCGGCGTGGAGCGAGGCGTCGTCGCCCACAAAGCTCGACGGCGACAATCGCGTGGTGAAGTACAACATCATCTCCGGGACATCCATGTCGTGCCCGCACGTCTCCGCCACCGCCGTTCTCCTCAAGTCAGCCCACCCCGACTGGAGCGCCGCCGCAATCCGATCAGCCATCATGACCACCG CAACAGCAAACAACGCGGAAGGCGGCCCAATAATGAACGCGGACGGAACGGTGGCGGGGCCCATGGACTACGGCTCGGGCCACATCAGGCCCAGGCACGCGCTGGACCCGGGCCTGGTGTACGACGCGTCCTTCCAGGACTACCTCCTCTACGCCTGCGCGAGCGGCGGCGCTCAGCTGGACCGCTCGTTCCCGTGCCCGGCGAGCCCGCCGCGTCCGTACGAGCTCAACTACCCTTCCGTCGCCATCCACGGCCTCAATGGGTCCACCACCGTGCACCGGACGGTGACCAACGTCGGCGAGCACGGGGCTCATTACAGGGTCGCCGTGGTCGAGCCCATGGGCTTCTCCGTGAAGGTCTCGCCGACGAGCCTCGCCTTCGCACGCACCGGGGAGAAGAAGAGCTTCACGATAAAGATCGAAGCGACGGGGAAGAGAAGTCGGCGTCTGAAGAGGAAATATCTTGCAGGCTCGTACACGTGGAGCGACGGAGTCCACGCTGTGAGGAGCCCCGTCGTTGTTCTCGTCGCGTGA
- the LOC141042978 gene encoding uncharacterized protein, whose protein sequence is MATSSSVVGLNLGAPPTEKLARGNYLLWKAQVMPALRGAQVTGLLDGSDAAPPKTVEVTKADKTTAIEPNPLYDPWLSKDQRVLSYLLNSLTQEILAQVIGKDNTFDLWTALTTIFTTQSQSRITNLRMAISNTKKGNMSSNAFIAKMKNLGDELAAAGRPVTDPEMVDLAGLDWDYDPIVAAIGAIKNSISIDDLFAQISVFDQRM, encoded by the coding sequence ATGGCTACGAGCTCAAGCGTCGTCGGCCTCAACCTAGGTGCTCCACCAACAGAGAAGCTCGCAAGGGGGAACTACCTCCTGTGGAAGGCGCAGGTCATGCCGGCACTGCGAGGCGCGCAAGTGACCGGCCTCCTCGACGGCAGCGACGCCGCACCGCCAAAGACGGTAGAAGTCACCAAGGCGGATAAAACCACGGCCATCGAGCCCAACCCTCTGTACGACCCGTGGTTGTCGAAGGATCAGCGGGTTCTGAGCTACCTGTTGAACTCTCTCACCCAGGAAATCCTTGCACAAGTCATCGGTAAGGACAACACCTTTGATCTGTGGACTGCTCTTACCACAATATTCACCACGCAGTCGCAATCCCGCATAACCAATCTACGGATGGCCATCTCCAACACCAAGAAGGGCAACATGTCGAGCAACGCCTTCATCGCCAAGATGAAGAACCTCGGGGACGAGCTAGCTGCGGCTGGGCGTCCAGTAACCGATCCAGAGATGGTGGACTTGGCTGGCCTTGATTGGGACTATGATCCCATCGTGGCAGCAATCGGCGCAATCAAGAACTCCATCAGCATTGACGATCTCTTCGCGCAGATTTCTGTGTTTGATCAGCGGATGTAG
- the LOC109761512 gene encoding protein S40-1 — protein MSSTTQSAALSAKCAAWAQERRPFTHPIEIPAASGAPDERRGRGEEEEGGEVEPPHVLMARRRAASSVCSGQGRTLKGRDLTRTRDSVLRMTGFIES, from the coding sequence ATGTCGTCGACGACGCAGAGCGCGGCCCTGTCGGCGAAATGCGCGGCGTGGGCGCAGGAGCGGCGGCCGTTCACGCACCCGATCGAGATCCCGGCGGCCTCCGGCGCGCCGGACGAGCGGAGGGgccgcggcgaggaggaggaaggcggGGAGGTGGAGCCGCCGCACGTGCTGATGGCGCGGCGCAGGGCGGCCTCCTCGGTGTGCTCCGGCCAGGGCCGGACGCTCAAGGGCCGGGACCTCACGCGCACGCGCGACTCCGTCCTCCGCATGACCGGCTTCATCGAGAGCTAG
- the LOC109761508 gene encoding protein S40-3, producing MSTVEEELSECEVLWPETRHGAPGSAWGSSTAAPRASRDHRQCSAPVDIPRAAHLPGGRAGLDDDEEDGAMVPPHLMVSRRWSEGKAAAAFSLRSGPGRAHRDLNNLRNSVLRMTGFIEG from the coding sequence ATGTCGACGGTGGAGGAGGAGCTGTCCGAGTGCGAGGTGCTGTGGCCGGAGACGCGCCACGGCGCTCCGGGGAGCGCGTGGGGGTCATCGACGGCGGCTCCCAGGGCCTCCAGGGACCACCGGCAGTGCTCCGCGCCGGTGGACATTCCCAGGGCCGCGCACCTGCCCGGCGGGCGCGCTGGcctggacgacgacgaggaggacggCGCCATGGTGCCGCCGCACCTGATGGTGTCGCGAAGGTGGTCGGaggggaaggcggcggcggcgttctCGCTGCGGTCCGGGCCCGGGCGGGCGCACCGGGACCTCAACAACCTGCGCAACTCCGTGCTGCGGATGACCGGCTTCATCGAAGGGTGA
- the LOC109761509 gene encoding probable complex I intermediate-associated protein 30: protein MSRLRALWQASVNATKRAVVWNSEDLFPPSERFIFNFNSKDEVKKWHLYSDSEYGGLSSASLEITDSVSGGDTSSTGVFSGNLSLDMSEGSPWRIRRSGFCGMRSKKFDGYIDLDSYDTIAMKLRGDGRTYISTIYTENWVNSPGQEEDNSWQAFVYVPHGSWRILKIPLDSYLPTWKGNVIEANMEMNPSRVVGMSLSLNAEGGVPGAKTGPGDFRLDVDWIKAMRSL, encoded by the exons CTGTTGTATGGAATTCAGAAGATTTATTTCCACCAAGTGAAAGATTCATCTTCAATTTCAATTCAAAAGATGAGGTGAAGAAGTGGCACTTGTACTCGGATTCAGAGTATGGAG GTTTATCATCTGCATCACTGGAGATAACTGATAGTGTTTCTGGTGGAGATACTTCATCAACTG GTGTCTTTTCTGGCAACCTCTCCTTGGATATGTCCGAGGGATCACCATGGAGGATCAGGCGGAGTGGTTTCTGTGGAATGCGATCAAAGAAG TTTGATGGTTACATCGATCTTGATTCATATGATACAATAGCAATGAAGCTCAGAGGGGATGGGAGAACCTACATATCTACT ATATACACAGAGAACTGGGTAAATTCACCTGGACAAGAGGAAGATAACTCGTGGCAGGCTTTCGTGTACGTGCCTCATGGTAGCTGGCGAATCCTGAAG ATCCCTCTCGATAGCTACTTACCTACATGGAAAGGAAATGTGATCGAAGCGAACATGGAAATGAATCCTTCTCGCGTCGTGGGAATGTCTCTCTCGTTAAATGCAGAAGGCGGCGTTCCTGGTGCTAAGACTGGGCCAGGCGATTTTAGATTAGACGTTGATTGGATCAAGGCGATGAGGTCACTGTGA